A window from Leptospira meyeri encodes these proteins:
- a CDS encoding STAS domain-containing protein, which produces MELKLNATGKIKTIEIAGKFDIESTEEFESIFAKLIEPNPSIVSIEMSRLDYIDSSGIGSLIKSLNSLKNKKGKLILVGMKPMILNVFKLAKLDMFFEIMNEMDFRTKYISDDDTDSEIDDLLKRN; this is translated from the coding sequence GTGGAACTGAAACTAAACGCAACGGGAAAGATCAAAACCATTGAAATTGCAGGAAAATTCGATATCGAATCCACAGAGGAATTTGAGTCAATCTTTGCAAAACTCATTGAACCAAACCCAAGTATCGTTTCCATCGAAATGAGTCGCCTTGACTATATTGATTCCTCTGGAATTGGGTCTCTTATCAAAAGCCTTAACTCACTCAAAAACAAAAAAGGCAAACTCATCCTTGTTGGTATGAAGCCGATGATTTTGAACGTATTCAAATTAGCAAAATTAGATATGTTTTTTGAAATTATGAATGAAATGGATTTTCGAACCAAATACATTTCCGATGATGATACCGATTCCGAAATCGACGATCTTCTAAAACGAAACTAA